The following are encoded in a window of Chloroflexota bacterium genomic DNA:
- the amrB gene encoding AmmeMemoRadiSam system protein B, whose amino-acid sequence MARADSSSVRRSVIAGTWYPGNATQLRTMIDEFLDNVPLRKLEGDLVGLIAPHAGYVYSGQVAAYAYAQLRDKVFSRVVIVSPVHRIYPGRFAVTDKSFYETPLGLVRVDAELLQAVERVTKLNRVSQDMEHSLEIQLPFLQHVLGDFALTPIMMGEQDWDSAVELGEALAQAIGQEQVLLVASTDLSHFHRYDMAVRLDQLVLDHITAYDPAGLARTLAMQKAEACGGGPVMAVMVAAQKLGANRAELLKYMNSGDVTGDRSSVVGYAAVALLRQ is encoded by the coding sequence ATGGCTCGGGCTGATTCTAGCAGCGTGCGTCGCTCTGTGATTGCCGGGACCTGGTATCCTGGCAATGCTACGCAGTTACGCACCATGATAGATGAATTTCTGGACAATGTGCCCCTACGTAAGTTGGAGGGTGATTTGGTGGGACTGATTGCTCCCCATGCTGGCTATGTATACTCAGGACAAGTCGCTGCTTATGCTTATGCTCAATTGCGTGATAAGGTTTTCTCCAGGGTTGTGATTGTGTCTCCGGTGCATCGCATCTATCCAGGGCGTTTCGCCGTTACGGACAAGTCCTTCTATGAGACCCCCCTCGGGCTGGTGCGCGTTGATGCGGAGTTGCTTCAGGCTGTGGAGCGTGTCACCAAACTTAACCGCGTGTCACAGGATATGGAGCATTCGTTGGAGATTCAGTTGCCTTTTCTTCAACACGTGCTGGGTGATTTCGCTCTCACTCCGATCATGATGGGTGAACAGGATTGGGACTCCGCAGTGGAATTGGGCGAGGCGCTAGCGCAAGCAATCGGCCAAGAGCAAGTTCTGCTAGTGGCTAGCACAGATCTCTCCCATTTTCACCGCTATGATATGGCAGTACGGCTAGACCAATTGGTGCTAGATCATATTACTGCCTACGATCCTGCAGGTCTAGCGCGTACGCTTGCCATGCAGAAAGCCGAAGCCTGTGGCGGTGGCCCCGTGATGGCAGTCATGGTGGCGGCGCAGAAGCTAGGTGCCAATCGCGCTGAGCTGCTCAAATACATGAATTCCGGTGACGTAACTGGCGATCGTAGCAGTGTGGTGGGATATGCTGCTGTTGCGTTGCTGCGACAGTGA
- a CDS encoding guanylate kinase, with translation MEGTPDLRPYLEHPNPLLIVVSGPSGVGKDSVIKRMKELHYPFHFVITATTRPPRKGEIHGVDYFFLSEEEFVQLMQRGELLEHAWVYGEYKGVPKEQVRRALASGQDVIMRLDVQGAASVRRLVPDAILIFLLPGSEEELLNRLRKRGTESNEALQRRIATLREEMKHIGEFDYAVVNREGQLDSAVEKITAIITAEKCRTKQRVIQL, from the coding sequence ATGGAAGGCACGCCAGATTTGCGGCCGTACTTAGAGCATCCTAATCCACTCCTCATCGTAGTATCAGGTCCTTCCGGTGTAGGCAAGGATAGCGTGATCAAACGTATGAAAGAACTGCATTACCCCTTTCACTTCGTGATCACTGCGACTACCAGACCTCCTAGGAAAGGCGAAATACATGGGGTGGATTATTTTTTCCTCTCGGAGGAAGAGTTTGTACAACTGATGCAAAGGGGAGAGCTTTTGGAACATGCGTGGGTCTATGGCGAATACAAGGGTGTGCCAAAAGAGCAGGTACGTCGCGCTTTGGCCAGCGGGCAGGATGTGATCATGCGTCTGGATGTACAGGGAGCCGCTAGCGTGCGACGCCTCGTGCCAGATGCCATTCTGATCTTTTTACTTCCCGGCTCAGAAGAGGAATTGCTCAACCGCCTGCGCAAACGAGGCACAGAATCCAATGAAGCTTTGCAGCGGCGTATCGCCACGCTGCGAGAAGAGATGAAACACATCGGCGAATTTGACTATGCCGTTGTAAACCGCGAAGGTCAGCTGGATAGCGCAGTCGAGAAAATAACCGCGATTATCACCGCCGAAAAATGCCGTACGAAACAGCGGGTGATCCAGTTATAG
- a CDS encoding zinc ribbon domain-containing protein, with translation MPIYEYRCRKCHRRVAILLRSFSEIETARPKCTYCGHDELDRLVSRVAVLKSEEARLEALADDAALGDLDENDPRSIARWMKKMSAEAGEDLGDEFHEIVDRLESGQSPEEIEAAMPELGPGAASEMAGLGSAEDEL, from the coding sequence ATGCCGATCTATGAATACCGCTGCCGTAAATGTCATCGCCGGGTAGCAATTCTCCTGCGCAGTTTTAGCGAAATTGAAACTGCCAGGCCAAAATGCACATACTGCGGACACGATGAATTAGACCGCCTCGTGTCCCGTGTTGCCGTGCTCAAGTCGGAAGAAGCGAGATTGGAAGCACTAGCCGACGATGCCGCCCTTGGCGATCTCGACGAGAACGATCCTCGCAGCATTGCTCGCTGGATGAAGAAAATGTCCGCCGAAGCAGGCGAAGATCTGGGCGATGAATTTCATGAAATTGTTGATCGTCTGGAATCTGGGCAATCACCGGAAGAAATCGAAGCGGCCATGCCCGAGCTAGGTCCAGGTGCTGCTTCAGAAATGGCTGGCCTTGGCAGCGCAGAAGACGAGCTTTAG
- a CDS encoding cyclic-di-AMP receptor has product MKLILSIVHSDDAEALIRALEQKGHRCTKISTTGGFLREGNATILIGAEESYVDEILAIIQENCHARTQLVSPLPPVAEAGEFYIPKPVEVQVGGATVFVLNVERSEKF; this is encoded by the coding sequence ATGAAACTTATTCTCAGCATTGTTCATAGCGACGATGCCGAGGCGCTCATTCGGGCTTTGGAACAAAAAGGGCATCGCTGTACCAAGATTAGCACTACTGGAGGGTTTCTGCGCGAGGGGAATGCCACCATCTTAATTGGCGCTGAAGAATCTTACGTGGACGAAATCCTCGCCATTATTCAAGAAAACTGCCATGCCAGGACACAGTTAGTCAGCCCTTTACCACCAGTTGCAGAAGCCGGGGAATTTTATATCCCCAAGCCAGTGGAGGTGCAAGTAGGCGGTGCAACCGTTTTTGTTTTGAACGTGGAGCGCAGTGAAAAGTTCTAA
- a CDS encoding dTMP kinase — protein MGCLITFEGPDGSGKTTQIQALHAYLARAGYPVLLVREPGGTDIGDQIRAILHDVKNISMLPNAEALLYSASRAQLVGQTIRPALLAGLVVLCDRYAESTLAYQGYGHGLDIELLKAITLFATGGLRPDLIIYLDIDVEEGLRRREGSFRAGAGEWNRMDQQELDFHRRVRDGYLQMAAAEPERWFIVDAAGPIASIQRSIRNRVKKLLVEKQIEPSSF, from the coding sequence ATGGGTTGCTTAATTACTTTTGAAGGCCCAGATGGTAGCGGCAAAACAACACAGATTCAGGCCCTGCATGCTTATCTCGCTCGAGCAGGATATCCAGTCCTGCTTGTGCGAGAACCAGGGGGAACGGATATTGGTGATCAGATACGTGCTATCCTGCACGATGTCAAAAATATCAGCATGTTGCCCAATGCGGAAGCGCTGCTTTACTCCGCATCGCGTGCGCAACTTGTTGGCCAGACCATCCGGCCAGCTTTGTTAGCGGGGTTGGTTGTGTTGTGCGATCGGTATGCGGAATCGACACTGGCATATCAAGGGTATGGTCATGGTCTGGACATAGAGCTGCTGAAGGCTATTACCCTTTTTGCCACGGGTGGTTTGCGCCCCGATCTCATCATCTATCTCGATATCGATGTGGAAGAGGGCCTGCGGCGAAGGGAAGGCAGTTTCCGTGCAGGTGCAGGGGAATGGAACCGCATGGATCAGCAAGAATTAGACTTTCACCGTCGCGTGCGAGATGGTTATCTGCAAATGGCAGCCGCAGAACCAGAACGCTGGTTTATTGTGGATGCCGCAGGCCCAATCGCCTCGATACAAAGGTCCATTCGTAACCGTGTGAAAAAACTCTTGGTGGAGAAGCAGATTGAACCGTCCAGCTTCTGA